A genomic segment from Nematostella vectensis chromosome 6, jaNemVect1.1, whole genome shotgun sequence encodes:
- the LOC116617824 gene encoding putative uncharacterized protein DDB_G0282133 isoform X2, with translation MRGYWILCLLVGKLFWSQGVHAKPGLFPLSDSPALDITSPQDDYESDVYKRSLLIDADKRFAFARNPDTIYSENLGEYPSYLQDEDDDQFDDGPDTDLPNVWEDGDSQNVEQYQIGHEGVNEHGGENDKRKIDPGASGSGVGEINENTSLEENSSNAVMTIQTVAKEKRKHDQGNENLASHRLNESRERHQVISNNAEGDDPGSGSGDTIMKTSDSGDTIADHTNHKHREGSDITHEKHTDTIADHTNHKHREGSDITHEKHTGGDGSGEHVSEEDAAAEDHKKSQESEEGNISSKSEDRFTKDGSGEGNKNSNSDDTEENDDDIEEGRTDDSKDDSVKFGEDNKERPDANKDDSLKSRDNKKGRTDDSKNDSLRSRDDKKERPVVNRDDSQSSIDDKEKRPDVNKDESQRSRDDKEKRPDINKDDSQRSRDDKEKRPDVNKDDSQSSIDDKEKRPDVNKDDSQRSRDDKEKRPDINKDDSQRSRDDKEKRPDVNKDDSQSSIDDKEKRPDVNKQKNEKYMNVASKDHYMNKDKEENRANSDDDGNDESGNEKTNSDKKDGNDEGLSSKNNDEKYGEGNKHEDTELKSNKDDKKDEDTATKDDRIENKKPTNDYEKLDEEDNRSNSGVNNKDWQEIHEYDKTVPKKGEEDKIDEHREGTSDNIKSNHGKEKDRAQLDLTGNDNKNKNKESKKYDEQGDSRPVSDMSNKDRHQNQKKTGDEEIEDETDASDKGGASDQTNNVNEGFDAPNGPGVLMTDEKNRGKEKERSDAGSASPMGFYVLNGPWGVTKNGGDSNKKAENAVNTTSKATKSEHSSVGIKKVTKSHNNKESSDKYGPGAEQTNKHNQDTVDETSDHDNNANHKGNQSPGENKQGATTSQTQTTILRKPKTDGKKDEDKQSPRQKSRTDNSQQAAKGHLKVEIKSSKDQQSPGNLKEGYKSEKKQNDNSKNSMHPEIVDFLKLNKEQIESERNGGSNQINQVSASKEESEDNNGVNRDGDDDDDVDDDDDDDGEKVSSLVKNKHTGNLLNETKRHRKAGKNTPDDGSRQSFSNKKASGSATKLDSMNTTITQKLTKANQTISTSSNKGESTLNNNLNALESPENKYKLHGPSVDKTDHNTTNSGNSGKENVQMSVLVQKLQTSKSPKPVMKIVVDKKDENKGTKLHSTTIHPYTKSSRKINDKSKESKDVSDRVREKAAELMYLIERGSKHHKPHKVSKNYKNKAKKNHPSSKISDKLREDAPGGPPPVATHLKGPPVVSGIAQNTMTGHSGNLGSSRVPSTGYGANPYNKPYSGYGHYTGYQQSTGFGFRPSPYNSAAYLAYKNRLNTMMRVRAARIAEYNRYIERMKYKKMQDLARYRAVLKQKGYRGYQTAYPSKEYWGSIRQSKNKGFYGNKNVDSTSNDYLNNQAYQGSGYQGSNNAYSNNGYQGYSNANINNQGNINSYQSNGYQGNNNMYGYGGNNNAYMNNGYQGNNLYTTNSYQGNNYYQNKGYQNGYRYPARYGNPYDVQNLMKMDEGEMQQMMKEMDIPMDDDASVETMPAPADKPVSAMYGNTSPQTPVSPYNAFPNMATQPQEGQSQQTAALASFQDSQNSKKHVAQEPSQNVSYEDLEHSAEGSAIKPGDGKTEQEPKHLEEVQQDSLNLTSEAKNSDHVNSSEQNPSNDSSYEKALNIMKNMNQVPQEPKTENNISTNSEKKHSETNKQSDLWSDKTSMPSWKNKPIFHPQGVVDNFFMNSPVLFKSKEAKSFPIKSDEKKKLVETVALLHNIHKQDEMNVAPNLKKQSSREENGGKKESVISLKTLNGGSKKRQRSKSKGKFETVGYFGPHLSYTESVVPMQKLLKELDADYLKQGFFGNEKSRVVTKKGKAMSERLFEAASMVQNSVYGKSTQGIHARPTEPWYPRVQPTYKGVKPRKGLFGDVDEDTVEKCKSIGKAEFRTKCPKGWVAHNEFCYGIFTSKSKFEVFPRECAKYNAILAMPKTEEELGFLHSHLKSRKMNHKAFHLGLTRRSDSWSWADDSPFVMSQSFSDVFTDKSRKGVSCGVLRNGRIRSERCEARRPFICEVKRGMEAVRILAFGDSLTKGFYGGSGSYHPYTSKLEFLLNKDSHKCYIIDNQGKDQETAASMTKRLKHYLNKVTKWYSWVIILGGTNDIIHDKRDSTEKNWDKIVHDIIAAHREAHKRGFNTVVVTIPETDCEETVNEYCHKTREERKYVNERLRRYAVETGAAVLSDLAIMLPRYSMGNEKRNFFWETGLHLRPQGYDRMAEIIYDDLVRNLLE, from the exons ATGCGTGGATACTGGATTCTGTGTCTTCTTGTTGGAAAGCTCTTCTGGTCCCAGG gtGTCCACGCAAAACCCGGCTTATTTCCTTTGAGTGACTCTCCCGCCCTTGACATCACGTCACCTCAAGACGATTACGAATCTGATGTCTACAAGCGGTCTCTTCTTATAGACGCGGATAAGAGATTTGCCTTCGCGCGAAATCCTGACACTATTTACTCTGAAAACTTAGGAGAGTATCCCAGTTATTTACAAGACGAGGACGACGACCAGTTCGACGATGGACCAGATACTGATCTCCCAAATGTGTGGGAAGATGGTGATAGCCAAAATGTGGAACAATACCAAATCGGCCATGAAGGTGTCAATGAACATGGCGGGGAAAATGACAAACGCAAAATTGACCCGGGTGCCTCAGGAAGTGGTGTTGGAGAAATTAATGAAAACACAAGTCTGGAAGAAAACAGTAGCAATGCTGTCATGACGATTCAAACAGTTGCGAAAGAGAAACGCAAACACGACCAAGGTAACGAAAATCTTGCGAGTCATCGATTAAATGAAAGTCGCGAGAGACACCAAGTAATTTCTAACAATGCCGAAGGCGATGATCCAGGAAGCGGTTCGGGAGATACAATCATGAAAACGAGTGACAGTGGAG ATACGATAGCCGATCACACGAACCACAAGCACAGGGAAGGGAGTGATATTACTCACGAGAAACACACAGATACGATAGCCGATCACACGAACCACAAGCACAGGGAAGGGAGTGATATTACTCACGAGAAACACACAGGTGGAGACGGCTCAGGCGAGCACGTGAGCGAGGAGGACGCGGCTGCTGAGGACCACAAGAAGAGCCAAGAAAGCGAGGAAGGTAACATCAGCAGCAAGAGTGAGGACAGGTTTACTAAAGATGGGTCTGGCGAGGGCAACAAAAACAGCAATAGCGATGATACTGAAGAAAACGATGATGACATTGAAGAAGGGAGGACGGATGACAGTAAAGACGATAGTGTGAAATTCGGAGAAGATAATAAAGAGAGACCAGATGCCAACAAGGACGATAGCCTAAAATCAAGAGACAACAAGAAAGGGAGAACAGATGACAGTAAGAACGATAGTCTGAGATCAAGAGATGACAAGAAAGAGAGACCAGTTGTCAATAGGGACGATAGTCAAAGTTCAATAGATGACAAGGAAAAGAGACCAGATGTCAATAAAGACGAAAGTCAGAGATCAAGAGATGACAAGGAAAAGAGACCAGATATCAATAAGGACGATAGTCAGAGATCAAGAGATGACAAGGAAAAGAGACCAGATGTCAATAAGGACGATAGTCAAAGTTCAATAGATGACAAGGAAAAGAGACCAGATGTCAATAAAGACGATAGTCAGAGATCAAGAGATGACAAGGAAAAGAGACCAGATATCAATAAGGACGATAGTCAGAGATCAAGAGATGACAAGGAAAAGAGACCAGATGTCAATAAGGACGATAGTCAAAGTTCAATAGATGACAAGGAAAAGAGACCAGATGTCAATAAGCAAAAAAACGAGAAATATATGAATGTAGCATCTAAGGATCACTACATGAATAAGGATAAAGAGGAAAATCGTGCAAACTCGGACGATGACGGGAACGATGAAAGTGGGAACGAAAAAACGAATAGTGACAAAAAGGACGGCAATGATGAAGGTTTGTCAAGTAAGAATAACGATGAGAAGTATGGTGAAGGGAACAAGCATGAAGACACAGAGTTGAAAAGCAATAAAGATGACAAGAAAGATGAAGATACAGCAACCAAGGATGATAGAATTGAGAATAAAAAACCTACGAACGACTATGAAAAACTAGATGAAGAAGACAATCGGTCGAATTCTGGAGTGAACAACAAAGATTGGCAAGAAATACATGAATATGACAAAACGGTGCCGAAGAAAGGTGAAGAAGACAAGATTGATGAGCACAGGGAAGGGACATCCGACAACATCAAGTCAAATCacggaaaagaaaaagatcGTGCACAACTAGACTTGACAGGCaatgataacaaaaataagaataaagaaTCTAAGAAATACGATGAACAAGGAGACAGTCGCCCAGTCTCAGACATGAGCAATAAAGATCGGCATCAGAACCAAAAGAAAACGGGTGATGAAGAAATCGAAGATGAGACTGATGCTTCAGACAAGGGTGGCGCTAGTGATCAAACCAACAATGTTAATGAGGGATTTGATGCCCCGAATGGTCCAGGGGTGTTGATGACTGATGAGAAAAACCGAGGGAAAGAGAAGGAGCGGAGCGACGCCGGAAGTGCCAGCCCAATGGGTTTTTACGTTCTAAATGGCCCTTGGGGCGTTACAAAAAACGGTGGTGACTCCAATAAAAAAGCTGAAAATGCAGTCAACACTACTTCAAAGGCGACCAAAAGCGAGCATAGCTCGGTTGGCATAAAAAAAGTGACTAAGAGTCATAATAACAAAGAGTCAAGCGATAAGTACGGGCCTGGCGCCGAACAGACGAATAAGCACAATCAAGACACAGTGGACGAGACGAGTGATCATGATAATAATGCCAACCATAAAGGCAACCAATCCCCTGGAGAAAACAAACAAGGAGCCACGACAAGCCAAACCCAGACGACAATACTTAGAAAACCAAAGACAGACGGAAAGAAGGACGAAGACAAGCAATCACCCAGACAAAAAAGTCGAACGGACAATTCCCAACAGGCGGCAAAAGGACATTTAAAGGTAGAAATCAAGAGTAGTAAAGACCAACAGTCACCAGGAAATCTTAAAGAAGGATACAAATCTGAGAAGAAACAAAACGACAACAGTAAAAATAGTATGCATCCGGAAATAGTAGACTTTCTTAAGCTTAATAAGGAGCAAATTGAAAGTGAACGAAATGGAGGATCGAATCAGATAAACCAAGTCAGCGCGAGCAAAGAAGAGTCGGAAGACAACAACGGAGTAAACagggatggtgatgatgatgatgatgttgatgacgatgatgatgatgatggcgagaAGGTGTCGAGTCTTgtcaaaaacaaacacaccgGAAACTTGCTGAACGAGACTAAAAGGCATAGAAAAGCTGGCAAAAATACGCCTGATGACGGTTCTCGACAGagtttttcaaacaaaaaggctTCTGGAAGTGCAACTAAATTGGATAGTATGAACACTACAATAACTCAGAAGTTGACAAAGGCGAATCAAACTATCAGCACTTCAAGCAACAAGGGAGAGTCTACTCTAAACAACAACCTTAATGCTTTAGAATCTccagaaaacaaatacaaactcCATGGGCCATCTGTTGACAAAACCGACCATAACACTACCAATAGCGGTAATAGTGGTAAGGAAAATGTTCAGATGTCTGTGTTGGTCCAGAAACTACAAACAAGCAAATCACCCAAACCGGTGATGAAGATCGTGGTGGATAAAAAAGATGAGAACAAAGGAACGAAGCTGCATTCGACTACGATCCACCCTTACACCAAATCAAGTCGAAAGATAAACGACAAAAGTAAAGAGTCTAAAGATGTTTCTGATAGAGTACGTGAGAAGGCTGCTGAGTTGATGTATCTGATCGAGAGAGGCTCAAAGCATCACAAACCACACAAGGTCtctaaaaattacaaaaacaaagcaaagaaAAATCATCCATCTTCAAAAATCAGCGACAAGTTGAGAGAAGACGCCCCTGGTGGCCCTCCTCCTGTGGCAACACATTTGAAAGGACCACCTGTTGTCTCTGGAATAGCACAAAACACAATGACTGGACACTCGGGAAATCTTGGATCTTCACGTGTACCGTCCACTGGATACGGTGCCAATCCTTACAACAAGCCATATAGCGGGTATGGCCATTATACCGGCTATCAGCAATCTACGGGGTTTGGTTTCCGTCCTTCTCCGTATAATTCAGCTGCGTATCTTGCCTACAAGAATCGTTTGAATACCATGATGAGAGTACGTGCAGCAAGAATAGCGGAGTACAATCGTTATATTGAAAGGATGAAGTACAAAAAGATGCAAGATTTGGCCAGATATCGGGCTGTGTTAAAACAGAAGGGGTATCGTGGGTATCAGACGGCTTATCCGAGCAAAGAGTATTGGGGCTCTATAAGgcaaagtaaaaataaaggcttttacggaaacAAGAATGTAGACAGTACGAGCAACGATTACCTTAATAACCAGGCGTACCAAGGAAGCGGGTATCAAGGAAGCAACAACGCGTATTCAAATAACGGTTACCAAGGATACAGCAATGCTAATATAAATAACCAAGGAAACATTAATTCTTATCAAAGCAACGGTTACCAAGGGAATAACAATATGTACGGTTACGGAGGAAACAATAATGCGTATATGAATAATGGTTACCAAGGAAATAATCTTTATACAACAAACAGTTACCAAGGaaataattattatcaaaataaagGATACCAAAATGGGTACAGATACCCCGCCCGCTATGGTAACCCTTACGACGTCCAGAATCTGATGAAGATGGACGAAGGGGAAATGCAGCAGATGATGAAAGAGATGGACATCCCCATGGACGACGACGCGAGCGTGGAAACAATGCCTGCTCCCGCTGACAAACCGGTCAGCGCCATGTATGGCAATACCAGTCCCCAGACCCCTGTGTCCCCTTACAATGCTTTTCCTAATATGGCGACGCAGCCACAGGAAGGCCAATCACAGCAAACTGCCGCTCTCGCCAGTTTCCAAGATTCCCAGAATTCCAAGAAACACGTCGCCCAGGAGCCTTCTCAAAATGTGTCATATGAAGATCTGGAGCATTCTGCTGAGGGAAGCGCCATTAAACCTGGTGATGGGAAGACAGAACAAGAGCCGAAGCATTTGGAGGAAGTCCAACAGGATTCATTGAATCTTACATCAGAAGCGAAAAACTCAGACCATGTTAACAGCAGCGAGCAAAACCCTTCTAACGATTCGTCATACGAAAAAGCACTAAACATAATGAAAAACATGAATCAAGTTCCTCAAGAACCGAAAACGGAGAATAATATATCTACAAACTCCGAAAAGAAGCATTCTGAAACTAACAAGCAATCCGATCTCTGGTCAGACAAAACCTCGATGCCTTCTTGGAAAAATAAACCAATATTCCATCCTCAAGGAGTGGTAGATAATTTCTTCATGAATTCGCCTGTTCTTTTCAAATCCAAAGAAGCGAAGTCTTTCCCGATAAAATCAGATGAAAAGAAGAAACTTGTCGAGACAGTCGCTTTGCTGCACAATATCCATAAACAAGATGAAATGAATGTTGCACCTAACCTGAAGAAGCAAAGCTCCAGAGAAGAAAATggtggaaaaaaagaaagtgttATTTCTCTCAAGACATTAAATGGAGGAAGTAAGAAAAGACAGAGATCAAAGAGCAAGGGAAAGTTTGAGACCGTCGGATATTTTGGACCGCATCTATCATATACAGAATCAGTTGTACCCATGCAAAAGCTACTCAAAGAGCTGGACGCGGATTATTTAAAACAAGGGTTCTTCGGGAATGAGAAATCCCGAGTAGTGACAAAAAAGGGTAAAGCGATGAGTGAACGCCTTTTTGAGGCTGCAAGCATGGTACAAAACAGCGTTTATGGGAAGTCGACGCAGGGAATTCACGCACGCCCAACAGAACCCTGGTACCCGAGAGTGCAGCCGACGTATAAAGGAGTTAAGCCTCGCAAAG GTCTATTTGGAGATGTTGATGAAGACACCGTAGAGAAATGTAAGAGCATTGGCAAAGCAG AGTTTCGGACCAAATGCCCTAAAGGATGGgtagcgcataacgagttctGCTACGGCATTTTCACGTCCAAGTCGAAGTTTGAGGTATTTCCGCGAGAATGTGCCAAGTACAACGCCATTCTTGCAATGCCTAAGACGGAAGAAGAGCTAGGCTTCCTCCATAGCCACCTTAAGTCACGCAAAATGAACCACAAGGCATTCCACCTGGGTCTGACGAGGAGGAGCGACTCCTGGTCGTGGGCAGATGATAGCCCTTTTGTCATGAGTCAGTCGTTTAGCGATGTATTCACGGACAAGTCTAGAAAGGGCGTCAGCTGTGGAGTTCTGCGTAATGGAAGGATCCGAAGCGAACGGTGTGAAGCACGTAGACCGTTCATCTGTGAGGTCAAACGAG GTATGGAGGCTGTGCGCATACTCGCATTCGGTGACAGCCTTACTAAAGGCTTCTACGGGGGAAGTGGCTcctaccacccatacaccagcAAGCTCGAGTTTCTATTAAACAAAGACTCCCATAAGTGCTACATCATCGATAATCAGGGCAAGGACCAGGAGACTGCGGCAAGCATGACTAAGAGACTTAAGCACTACTTGAACAAAG TTACCAAGTGGTACTCATGGGTAATCATCCTTGGAGGAACTAATGACATCATCCACGACAAACGCGACTCAACCGAGAAGAACTGGGACAAAATAGTACATGACATCATCGCAGCTCATCGCGAGGCACACAAACGAGGCTTCAACACCGTAGTGGTCACCATACCGGAAACGGATTGCGAGGAAACTGTCAACGAGTATTGCCACAAGACACGTGAGGAGAGGAAATACGTCAACGAGCGGCTGCGGCGGTATGCT